The genomic window CACATACCGGCCCCGTTCGAGGTCTCGACTTTAATCCCCTTCAGCCTAACCTGCTCTCCAGCGGTGCTGTGGCCGGCGAAATTTTCATCTGGGATCTCAACTCGCCTGCCAAGCCCTACTCGCCCGGAGCACGCTCTTcaaagctcgacgagatcacCTCATTGGCTTGGAATTGCCAAGTGCCTCACGTACTCgccacctcttccagcaGCGGATACACCGTCGTCTGGGATCTCAGGGGCAAGCGAGAGGTCGTTGCTCTTCAATACGGTGGCGGGGCTGGTACTGCAGTTGGCTCTTTGGGCATCAACGCTGGATccgctctcgctgctggaGGTCGGCGCGGTATGAGTGCTGTCGCTTGGCACCCAGACACTCCTacacgactcgtcaccGCTAGCGAAGACGACTCGAGCCCCGTCATCATGCTTTGGGATCTCAGAAACTCACGCGCTCCCGAAAAGATCATGACCGGCCACGACAAGGGCATTCTCTCCCTCTCCTGGTGCAAGCAGGACGCCGATCTCCTCCTCTCGTGTGGTAAAGACAATCGCTCCATCTGCTGGAACCCGCAGACGTGCGATATCGTCGGCGAGCTCCCATCCAGCTCCAATTGGTCTTTCGAAGTTCAGTGGTCGCCTCGCAACCCAGGCATGCTCGCCACCGCCAGCTTCGATGGAAAGATTGGCGTTCACTCACTTCAAAGCACCAACGCTCCTGAACCAGACGCTCCTGccacgcagcagctcaacgaggATTCCGACTTTTTCAATCAGGCCACCGCTCCACAGACCACCTCCAAGGGTCTCTCCCTCAAGCAACCCCCCAAGTGGCTCCGTCGGCCTGTATCCGCCGTCTTCGGATTCGGTGGTCAGCTCGTCTCCAGCGGTGGTCCCTCCTCAAAACCCTTTACTCCGACCGTCCATCTCCGTGACTTTGTCTCCGAACCTTCCATCGTTGAGAGGGCCACCAAGTTGCAGCACGCTCTCGACGGTCAGAGTCTCGCCGAATTCTGTGCCCAACGCAGTCAGGATCCCTCCACCCGTCCCGACGACATTGCAAACTGGAAGGCGCTCCAGACCCTGTTCCGCGCCGATTCCcgcgacgagcttgtcgccTTGCTTGGTTTCTCCAAGGAGGATATTGCTCAAAAGGTGTCTCAGTCCATCGCAGCTTTCAAGACAAACGGTACCGCAGCCGTCGAACCCGAGGTTACCCCCGTCACCAACCccatcgacgagccagaGTTAACCAAGCCGGTGACATCCGCAGATGAcggtgctgatgctgtAGAAGCGGCCAACGAGATCGTCGAACCAGCTGCCATTGCCACAGAGCCAGCCCCCGAGGTCGAAGCAAACGACATTGACGAACCTGGTCTTTTTGGCGATGACGCTGCAGGCGCGGCCAACAACGATGCCTCAGACTTCTTCAACCAGATCTCGGCAGGCCAGACCCCGGCCGTCCGATCTGCTTTGCCCAGCCACCTTCTCTCCGAGTCTCAGCCGCACATTCACTCATCTGCGGCTACCATTGGCTCGCCAGCTCCCTCGTCGGTTGCCAGCGAGAGCATTCGCCCTTCCACCTTCAAGATCTATCCCTCTGAAGAGTCCGAGGCTGATAAGCTCATCACCCGCGCCCTCGTGCTCGGCGAATTCGAAAGTGCCGTCTCGCTCTGCATCAACAGCGACCGCTTCGCCGATGCTTTCCTCCTCGCCGTCCGCGGTGGAGAGGAGCTCCTCGCCAAAACGCAAAAGGCCTACTTTGAGAAGCGCACAGCACAGCTTCCGTACCTCCGTCTCTTCCAGAGTATCGTCTCGGACGACCTCACTGACGTCGTGCAGAACGCCGACCTTGGCGAGTGGCAAGAGATCTTTGTCGTCCTCTGCACTTTTTCCAAGCAGGACGAGTTCAGCAACTTGACCGAACAGCTTGGACAGCGTCTCGAATTCCAGTACTCGCTTGCACGCAATTCAGACATCACCCAGGCTAAAGAGCACCGCAAGAATGCCGTCCTCTGCTACCTCGCTGCAGGCAAATTAGAAAAGGTCGCTGGCATgtggatcgacgagatgaaggAGGAAGAACTTGCGCTCCGATCCAACACCAAGAACGCCGATGAATCTCACAAAGGCACCCTCTACTCTGCCCGCGCCGAGGCTCTCCAGACGTTCATGGAAAAGATCACTGTTTTCCAGAGCGCAGTCGGCTACGTCGATGTTGACCTCCAGCAGCCTACTCAGGACTCGATCGTCGCAGAGACCGGCGCTCGCTCGTACAAGCTTGCCCCGCTCTACGACCGTATCCACGAGtacgtcgagctgcttgccgaTCAGGGTCTCATCTCTCCCGCTTTGAGGTTTGCCAACCAGACGCCTGCCGACTACCGACCCCATGGCCCTGCCGATCAGAgcgccactgccactgctcTCAAGCAGCGCTTGCTCAAGGCAGAGATCGCACGTCCCAAGACTGATACTgctgcctcttcttcgaccAACAATGTtgttgccgctgcttccgcttccgcctcttcgtacgctgctgcgcccGCTTCAAATGGTTACGCTCCTTACGATCCTTATGGCCAATCGACCTCCTCGAGCGTCCCAACCGTTCCATCCGTGCCCGCCGTGCCTGCAGTCAACACGTACCAGGATCCGtacgcagcagctgctccaaGTCCTTCCGTCGCTGCTCCTCAGCCTCCTACTCAGTCGCGATACGCACCGGCGGTGCCCGCGCCCGTACCCACTGCAATGCAGCCAGAGCCGGTGCAGACCAATGCCTACGGCGCTTACGGTGCTCAGAGCTACCAGTCTGCGTATCAGCCAGCCCAGCCTATGATCCCAGCCGCGCCCGCCTTCGGCGCCTCGTCCTACgggcaacagcagcaccaacagcaacttcctccgccaccaccgcttAAGCGTGACCAATCGGGATGGAATGATGTTCCGGAAGGCCTCGCAGCTCCCAAGCGTACTCCCAGCGCCATGTCGCAGCACAAATCTGCCAATGCCATCACCTCGCCCTTCCCCAACGCTCCCGCCCAGGCTCCCTCGCCCTACGGTGGCGCCCCAGGGGCGCCTCCTACCGGACCCCCTCGTGGTGCTACGCCTTCGCGAGGCATGATGAGTCCTCCTCCTCAGGGTCCGCCCTCGGGACCAGgtcttgctcagcagcgtGTGGGGCCACCTGGCGTTCGACCACCTCCTATGGGCCCCGCGCAGGGCCAGCCGCGTCCCGGTCAGCAACAGCCTGGCCCACCTAGCCAGGCAGCTCCTTCCGCCGGCCCATATGCCCGACCACCCGCGGGTCCCGGCGCTCCCTCCGCCAACGGtatgcagcagcagcagcagccaggCGCGCCGCCAGTAGGTCCTGGTGCTGGCGCTCTTCGACCTCCCGGTCAGGCGCTACCCGGTGCACCTGGTCTCGCTGGCCCGCCAGGTGTGCCTCAACGCTCGGCGACACCAGGCGGCGGGGCAGGCGCGCCTTCTCGCAGCGCCACTCCTGGAGCCCGAGGCGCTTCGCAGATGAAATACCCGCCCGGTGACCGATCGCACATTCCCGAGAACCAGCGACCGATTCAGCATGCTCTGCAGCGCGAAGTGGCGCGACTCAAAGCCACTGCACCCCCGGCTCAAAAGAGGATGATCGACGATACCGAGCGCCGCATCAacctgctgctcgaccacCTCAACTGCGGCACCATCGACGCCAAGACCGTTGGCGGTCTCATGCAGATCGTCGCCGCCATCGAAGCGAGAAACAAGCAGGCAGCGCTCAACATCCACCTCCAGCTCGTCACTAGCAGCTCAGGCGACGTCGCTGCCGGTCTTGTTGGTGTCAAGATGATCATCTCGCGTCTGTGAGCATGATGCAAAA from Mycosarcoma maydis chromosome 16, whole genome shotgun sequence includes these protein-coding regions:
- a CDS encoding uncharacterized protein (related to SEC31 - component of the COPII coat of ER-golgi vesicles), translated to MKAYINRTATFAWSPATYESDSPLIATGTVAGALDESFSNESLLELWKPFYAASADANIDADAKPLASISTSARFNRLAWGYANPSRPKGLLAAGLENGELGIWDADKVLAAAAESDAQVIKNTTHTGPVRGLDFNPLQPNLLSSGAVAGEIFIWDLNSPAKPYSPGARSSKLDEITSLAWNCQVPHVLATSSSSGYTVVWDLRGKREVVALQYGGGAGTAVGSLGINAGSALAAGGRRGMSAVAWHPDTPTRLVTASEDDSSPVIMLWDLRNSRAPEKIMTGHDKGILSLSWCKQDADLLLSCGKDNRSICWNPQTCDIVGELPSSSNWSFEVQWSPRNPGMLATASFDGKIGVHSLQSTNAPEPDAPATQQLNEDSDFFNQATAPQTTSKGLSLKQPPKWLRRPVSAVFGFGGQLVSSGGPSSKPFTPTVHLRDFVSEPSIVERATKLQHALDGQSLAEFCAQRSQDPSTRPDDIANWKALQTLFRADSRDELVALLGFSKEDIAQKVSQSIAAFKTNGTAAVEPEVTPVTNPIDEPELTKPVTSADDGADAVEAANEIVEPAAIATEPAPEVEANDIDEPGLFGDDAAGAANNDASDFFNQISAGQTPAVRSALPSHLLSESQPHIHSSAATIGSPAPSSVASESIRPSTFKIYPSEESEADKLITRALVLGEFESAVSLCINSDRFADAFLLAVRGGEELLAKTQKAYFEKRTAQLPYLRLFQSIVSDDLTDVVQNADLGEWQEIFVVLCTFSKQDEFSNLTEQLGQRLEFQYSLARNSDITQAKEHRKNAVLCYLAAGKLEKVAGMWIDEMKEEELALRSNTKNADESHKGTLYSARAEALQTFMEKITVFQSAVGYVDVDLQQPTQDSIVAETGARSYKLAPLYDRIHEYVELLADQGLISPALRFANQTPADYRPHGPADQSATATALKQRLLKAEIARPKTDTAASSSTNNVVAAASASASSYAAAPASNGYAPYDPYGQSTSSSVPTVPSVPAVPAVNTYQDPYAAAAPSPSVAAPQPPTQSRYAPAVPAPVPTAMQPEPVQTNAYGAYGAQSYQSAYQPAQPMIPAAPAFGASSYGQQQHQQQLPPPPPLKRDQSGWNDVPEGLAAPKRTPSAMSQHKSANAITSPFPNAPAQAPSPYGGAPGAPPTGPPRGATPSRGMMSPPPQGPPSGPGLAQQRVGPPGVRPPPMGPAQGQPRPGQQQPGPPSQAAPSAGPYARPPAGPGAPSANGMQQQQQPGAPPVGPGAGALRPPGQALPGAPGLAGPPGVPQRSATPGGGAGAPSRSATPGARGASQMKYPPGDRSHIPENQRPIQHALQREVARLKATAPPAQKRMIDDTERRINLLLDHLNCGTIDAKTVGGLMQIVAAIEARNKQAALNIHLQLVTSSSGDVAAGLVGVKMIISRL